The sequence CTGTTTAAAGCGAAAAAGCCGCGCGAGCGTGTTCGCGTCTGCCTTATGAAAGATCTTTGTTTCAATGGAATCAATTTCTTCGTCAATCTTTTCAATCGCGGGAAAGAAAGACTCAACAAGCCTATCCATAATGTACTGCACAATAAATTCTGGACCCTTGTTCAGCAATTTCTGAAGTGTTTTTGGATCATTTTGCAGCTGAATAATGGATTCAATGTCGTTCAGATGGTTTGTGATGACAAAATTTTTGCCGAGAATAAAGTCAACTTCTTGTATGTGAATGCCGCCTTTGCTGACATTGATACCATAAACAATAAGGAGTAGGTAATTGTCAAACACTTCCAATTTAATCCGTGTTTCTTTTTTGAGACAATCATCAACAGTAAGGGGATGTAGTTTGAAAAGATCTTTTATCGCGAGAAAGTCATCTCTGTTTTCGTGAATATCAATCCAGAGCGCTTCATCTTTTTTAGGAAGCCGCTTGATGACTTCTTTTATTTCACGAAGTGATTCTGTTTTTCGATGAAAGAGATAGTTCTTTGCCACAGTATGGTTCCATAGAGAAAGAGATATTTATACCTTTGGAAAAGAAAAGGATCTAATTATTCGCTTCAGGATAAATAATGAAATAAGTCCCACTAGAAGTGTACGTAATTCCGGGATCTCCTGTTTTTATTGGAAGCGCCTGTAAGGCAGTCCAATCTTCTCCATCTTCTGTGCTGCTGAAATAGCCATTACCATAGAAGGAAATAGTTCCTTCAACATTGACCATGTTTCCAACCCACGCGAAATGTTCGTCTCTATTGCTGGAAGATGCTTCAAAAGTAAGTCCATCTGTGGAGACTGCGTCCATTGCTTTGCCATTTTGTTTTGCTAAAGGAGCAAGCATATACCATTTATCTTCAACGCGAACAACAGAACTACCAACAACACTTTCATTTCCATAGACAAATCGCTGTCCTTCCTCAAAGGTGTAGTGTATGCCATCTTCAGAGAGCGCAGAACCATAATAGAACTGCACATCCAAGCCAAGGACATGTGTAGTGAAAAAGAGACGATACATGCCATCTTCTGTTGTAGTTAATGTGGGGTCGTAAGGTGCCTGAAGATCGTCAGGAAAGTTTGTAAGGCAAATAATTTGCGGCTCTGACCATGTTGTGCCATTGTCTTGAGAAATTCGAACACCCACTTTGTTATATATTTGAGGATCATATACTTCAGGAAACCATTGAAACACAGCAACAAGCGTTCCAT is a genomic window of Candidatus Woesearchaeota archaeon containing:
- the corA gene encoding magnesium/cobalt transporter CorA, whose translation is MAKNYLFHRKTESLREIKEVIKRLPKKDEALWIDIHENRDDFLAIKDLFKLHPLTVDDCLKKETRIKLEVFDNYLLLIVYGINVSKGGIHIQEVDFILGKNFVITNHLNDIESIIQLQNDPKTLQKLLNKGPEFIVQYIMDRLVESFFPAIEKIDEEIDSIETKIFHKADANTLARLFRFKQHVMDLKRHTGNHREVVSSLAKRTVPFLSPRSEVYFRDLYDKVIRVSEFIETQREIVANIVETHTIVVSNKMNEIIKVLTIITTIAMPMTVIGTWYGMNFEFMPELHWKWSYPTAWVVMIVFTIGMLYYFRRKEWV
- a CDS encoding exo-alpha-sialidase, with the protein product MKKILFTLFLVFILSLLSCTEQDDAQQIEQGQDPCGDGTCDAAEQEDATLCPEDCVALSSEDKADLCTQTSQIFPLNEAEQLAKDGTPITLYVATSDDGITFEEPKVFIEGGGVPSITTGEDGTLVAVFQWFPEVYDPQIYNKVGVRISQDNGTTWSEPQIICLTNFPDDLQAPYDPTLTTTEDGMYRLFFTTHVLGLDVQFYYGSALSEDGIHYTFEEGQRFVYGNESVVGSSVVRVEDKWYMLAPLAKQNGKAMDAVSTDGLTFEASSSNRDEHFAWVGNMVNVEGTISFYGNGYFSSTEDGEDWTALQALPIKTGDPGITYTSSGTYFIIYPEANN